A single genomic interval of Coregonus clupeaformis isolate EN_2021a chromosome 36, ASM2061545v1, whole genome shotgun sequence harbors:
- the LOC121552932 gene encoding ADP-ribosylation factor 6 gives MGKMLSKIFGNKEMRILMLGLDAAGKTTILYKLKLGQSVTTIPTVGFNVETVTYKNVKFNVWDVGGQDKIRPLWRHYYTGTQGLIFVVDCADRDRIDEARQELHRIINDREMRDAIILIFANKQDLPDAMKPHEIQEKLGLTRIRDRNWYVQPSCATTGDGLYEGLTWLTSNYKS, from the coding sequence ATGGGGAAAATGCTCTCGAAGATCTTTGGCAACAAAGAGATGAGGATATTGATGCTTGGACTTGATGCTGCTGGCAAGACCACCATCCTCTACAAACTGAAGCTGGGCCAGTCCGTCACCACCATTCCCACTGTCGGCTTCAACGTTGAGACTGTAACCTACAAAAACGTGAAGTTCAACGTGTGGGACGTCGGGGGCCAGGACAAGATCCGGCCTCTGTGGAGGCACTACTACACCGGCACCCAGGGCCTCATCTTCGTGGTGGACTGTGCCGACAGGGACCGGATAGACGAGGCCCGCCAGGAGCTCCACCGGATCATCAACGACCGGGAGATGCGGGACGCCATCATCCTGATCTTCGCCAATAAGCAGGACCTGCCCGATGCCATGAAGCCCCACGAGATCCAGGAGAAGCTGGGCCTGACCCGGATCAGAGATAGGAATTGGTATGTTCAGCCTTCATGCGCTACCACCGGTGATGGACTATACGAGGGTCTGACCTGGCTCACCTCGAATTACAAATCTTAA